The DNA sequence TATCAGGCGGTTGCTGATGTGGTAGGCTGGAATGGCCTATTCATACATGACCTTACAAAACCTGTAGGGATGCAGCAAAAATTAGTATCAATTGACCTACAAAGGGCATGGGGTTGGCAGGCTCCTACCTCTTTGAAAGAGGGCATCACCAAATCCTATAATTTTTATTTAAAGAGTACGCAATGAATTTTAAATACCCTTTAGCCACCACCACCTGGGATGAGGCTGAGTATCAAGCCCTGCAAGATGTAATTTCTAGCGGTATGTTCACAATGGGGCCAAAAGTTGCCCAATTCGAGTGTGATTTCGCTCAATATATTGGCAGCAAGTATGCGGTGATGGTCAATTCTGGTTCGTCTGCGAATTTGCTAATGATTGCTGCGCTCTTTTATACAAAGAACTCAAGTCTTAAGCTTAATAGAGGTGATGAGGTGATCGTTCCAGCAGTGTCGTGGAGTACTACTTATTACCCGCTTTATCAGTACGGATTAAAGATCAAGTTTGTGGATATAGATTTAAACACTTTAAACTACGATTTAGATCAGCTGCGGCTTGCAGTTTCAGAGAAGACACGTGCAATTATGGCTGTTAATTTGCTGGGAAATCCAAATGATTTTTCAAGCATTAAGCATATTATTGGTGATAGAAATATAGTTCTTATTGAGGATAATTGCGAATCTTTAGGCGCTGAATTCGAAGGGAAAATGGCTGGCACGTTTGGTGTAATGGGTAGCTTCAGCTCATTCTTTTCTCACCACATTTCAACAATGGAAGGTGGCCTAGTTGTCACCGATGACGAAGAGTTTTATCACATTCTTCTATCGCTTCGCGCTCATGGCTGGACTAGAAATTTACCTAAAGAAAATCATGTGTGTGGGACTAAAAGTGAAGACTCATTTGAAGAGTCATTTCGTTTTGTACTACCCGGATACAACGTCCGACCCTTGGAGATGTCTGGCGCCCTAGGAATCGAGCAAGTTAAAAAATTACCGCATTTAATTTCAGAGCGTAGAAATAATGCTGTTTTATTGCAAAGTACCTTAAGAGATCATCCGGAGATATTGATTCAGTCTGAAGTTGGGCAGAGTAGTTGGTTTGGGTTTAGTTTAGTAATTAAGCCAAAGTCATCTTGGATAAGAAAGGATTTGATTGGTAGGCTTACTAATTTAGGTTTTGAATGTAGGCCAATTGTCGCTGGGAATTTTGCTAAAAATGAAGTGGTCAAATTTTTTAACTCAGAAGTTCATGGGCAATTGAAGAATGCTGAGCATGTAGATCAGAATGGTTTATTTATTGGGAACCATCACCATCCAATTTGTGACGCGATCAAAGCCTTAGAAAATATTTGAGAAGTTTGAGGATCTAAATGTGTTGGTTACAGAGAGTTTTTTGCGGACTCCACCAGCCCTCTTGAGCCCTAGTTAATTTGCCAAGTAAGGCCTTAATAAATTTCGACTAATTTCAGCAGTTTTTACTCCTTAAGAGCGAGTAAGGTGGGTAAAAAGTATCTCAGGCATTCTTAATTGCTTGTAATTATTTCAATACAGTATATTTGAGTCCGGCAGCTATTAATCTGGGTGATATGAAAAAACCATCCTCGCTAAATGAAGTTACAAAAGATATTAAAGTGCTTATTTAGTTCTGGGATAGTCTGTCTTAGTGCAAACTGTCTTAGTACAAACTAACTTTTTACCTGACTGTTTTTTGCAATATGGTGATGAGGTGTGGCGCATTAATGTATTGTCTAACCACTCTGAATGAGCCTTTGAACCCATACATTTCAGCATCTCTGTGAACATCATCAAAGTATGCTGCAAATGTCTCATACGTTATTACGTTCACATGGGTTGGGTCTCTATAAACCTCAGAATAGGGGTAGACCGGTGTGTGTGAAAGAAAATAGCCATTTGGCTTGAGGGTACGCCAAACCTCGTTCATCAGCTCTACAAATGGAAAGCGACGATGGGGTGCATAGACAATCCTCGGGATATGCTCTAGGAAGTCAAATGCAGTGATGAAGTCA is a window from the Polynucleobacter difficilis genome containing:
- a CDS encoding class I SAM-dependent methyltransferase; translated protein: MKSVDQCLEGLIAKKNILNETATLDLGCGLSPRNPFQAERVFGIDIRDNPNKCIKCSDLIVEPIPFEDNAFDFITAFDFLEHIPRIVYAPHRRFPFVELMNEVWRTLKPNGYFLSHTPVYPYSEVYRDPTHVNVITYETFAAYFDDVHRDAEMYGFKGSFRVVRQYINAPHLITILQKTVR
- a CDS encoding DegT/DnrJ/EryC1/StrS family aminotransferase, whose amino-acid sequence is MNFKYPLATTTWDEAEYQALQDVISSGMFTMGPKVAQFECDFAQYIGSKYAVMVNSGSSANLLMIAALFYTKNSSLKLNRGDEVIVPAVSWSTTYYPLYQYGLKIKFVDIDLNTLNYDLDQLRLAVSEKTRAIMAVNLLGNPNDFSSIKHIIGDRNIVLIEDNCESLGAEFEGKMAGTFGVMGSFSSFFSHHISTMEGGLVVTDDEEFYHILLSLRAHGWTRNLPKENHVCGTKSEDSFEESFRFVLPGYNVRPLEMSGALGIEQVKKLPHLISERRNNAVLLQSTLRDHPEILIQSEVGQSSWFGFSLVIKPKSSWIRKDLIGRLTNLGFECRPIVAGNFAKNEVVKFFNSEVHGQLKNAEHVDQNGLFIGNHHHPICDAIKALENI